The Colius striatus isolate bColStr4 chromosome 19, bColStr4.1.hap1, whole genome shotgun sequence nucleotide sequence ctcccagctgctctgccctggcGCTGGCTCTGACTGACTGCGGTTTGGGCACCCGCAGCCGCTGCTCTCGCTCTTTCTATGAGCAAACTCGGCCCTGGGCCGGGGGCCTCGGTAGccgagcagcagctctggcagcaatTGCGTCGAAGCTTTGTGCCCACCCCACGCAAAGCCCGTTCCCAgcccctccctccccatcccctctggCGCACCGGGGCAGGAAGGGTGGCCGAGGGGCGCAGGATCCCTTAcctgccctgtcccaggctgggAAACCTCCTGCCCACCGCTGTCATCGGCGCTGCGGGATTCAGCCAGCACCTCTGCTGCGGGACGGGGACAAGCTCTCCCAGGCGCTCTCCCGCCTTGCAACTGAGGGTTGGGACTTTGGGGCTCGCAAAGGCGGTGGCGGGCCCTCCTCCTTCCCGTCCCAGCCCTCCTCCGGCCCTCCCTTCGAGGCCGGCAGGAATGTGTGGCCGACACAGCCTGGCTCCCGCTGCCGGCACGAattcctcctcccctgccccGCTCCAGGGACCACCCGGACCTCCCGAAAGCTCAGCACGGGGTCGAGGAGCCCCCGGCCGCGGGGCGGCACGGAGGGAACGCGGCAGCAGGGGCCACCCAAGTGCggagagaggagaggcaggACAGGGAGGGGTGGTACCACGGGACATTGTTTTGGGGACAACTTTGGAGTGGATGCCTCTGCTCGTGCACCCAGTCCCATgcacactgctgggctggggatgcATTTGGCTTCTTGTGTCCAAGTGCCCAGGCGATGGACAAGGGGATAAAAATCCCTCTTGCTGATTTTGAGGTCAGAACCCTCTAAAAAATCCAACTCTCATCGGAGAGGGCTGAAGCCCCAGAGTGGGGTTTGTGCCTGGAGGGGGTGGCTTGTGCCTGGACCAGGGGGTTTACTGGCAAGTGTCAGAAATGGGGACAGGCTGGCTGGTTTCAGGGATTGTCCCTGTGCCACTCAGGGAGCGGGAGAAGGATGGAGGGCATGAAAAAGAGGAGAGCAAGAGGTGGAGGGGGCCAGCACAGTGCAGATCTGAGCTCTCCACAGCTCGTCCCAGTGCTGGAGCGGAGCCACTGGCAAGACAAAGGGATGTCAGGGTTGTGAGGGGCCATAAGATGTTTCCACCGTGTCCGGAAACAAGAGGGAGCAGAAATCCCACAGGAAACCTGGCTGCCATGCAGCTGCTGACCCGGCTGTGGTACAGAGTGCTCCGGCCATGCTGTCCCGCCGGCCAGGTGATCCCGCTGGCACCGCGGGTGAGGGGCACCGCGGGGAACCCCCTGCGtcccagcaccctgccctggccctgaggcacagagagagtCCCAGCAGAAGACAGAGCAAAGCCAACAAGGCTGTACCTGTCCAGGGAGCTCCCCCCGGGATGCTCGTGTCCTGTTTCCAGCAGATCTCcgttggtctctgctcctgctgccacatcaGAGCTTGGAGTTTGGCTGGGGTTCAGGGTCAGGCTGGAGGTCAGGGCCTGTGTTTTGGTGCAGGAGATGTTCCCTGCAGGCTCTTGGTCTGTCCTAGCCATCGCTGCTCCCAAGGTGTTCAGAGACTGAGcatcttcctcctgctgctctgtttgCCCAGCAGCTGGGGATGAGTCTGTGCCCGGGTCAGAGGTACTGGACATCTTGGAGGACTCAGGCTTGGGGAGTGGGGCTGTCTCAGGGGGGTTGTCACTGGGagtccctttcccctggcaGCTCTGGCTACTCTTGGCTTTGCCcaggttcttctctgccttgCCCAGGTTCAGCCTGGGCATGGTGCCCATGTGGCTGTACATGTCTGACGACCGGGCGTAGGGGCCAGGGCTCTTGGGCATGGTGTGAAGATCATCCTGGGTGCCATCAAAGGGCTCCTCCAGGAAGCCATGGGGAGAAGCGAGACCCGGCTCCAGGGTGTCCTGAGCGCTGCGGGGCACAGACACACGCCGAAGGGTGAAGGAGCGAGGGATGCTGCTCAGGCTTCCAAAGCCTTTGAACTTGAAGAATTCTGGCAAGGAGAGAGGTGAGATGAGTGTGGGGTAGCTGCTGGCACGGCATGGGGGTGGGGAGTCCCAGGGGCCCTGGTCCTGGCTTGGGATGGGCACAGGGAATTGTACCACGGTGCAGCCCGGTGTCACCTCTcatctccagccccagcccagcatgATGTCCCTGTAGCCTGGTCTGTCCTGGTCCCTCAGGGAGCAAATGTCCCATGTGCCCTGGCAGATCTGGTGGTTGTGTTTCCCCACTGCAGCTGTAGGAGCCAGGGAAGAAACACCCAGCCCTGAGCATGCAGTGCCAGAAATCATTTCAAATCTCTTCCTCCCGCCCTCTGCCTCGCTGCTTACCCCGAGGGACtccaggctgggctgtgcccaACCCTGTGGCCCATCCCCACAGCCTCGGGGTGGTCCCTCAagccctcctccctgccctccccagcacagaagCATCTCCCCAGGGGATGGGGGCCCCAGCCGCATGTGATGGAGCAGGAAGCCCCGACGGGCACAGGCCGCGGCAGCTTTCGCGTGGCAGCCTCGGCTGTGGGCAGAACACAACCTCCCCacttcctcagctcccatctgCCACCTGCAAGCTCCCAGCGCAGAGCGTTTGCAGCGCGAGTATTTATAACCGCGGGTTTGGCCTCACACCTCCAGCACGGCTCCGCGCCGCTGCCGCACAGCCCCAGCCGGTGCCAGCGCCGGATGGCACGCGGGTGGCGGCACCTGAGGCACAGAAAGCTGCggccacagctctgcagggcaaCGTTCTGCTGCTTGAGCCTTGCTGCAAAGGGTGCCTCCGGCAGTTTTGCAATATTTATGCTGCCACAGGACTCTGCAAGCCGCCTTCCCCTCGGGGCAGGGTGAGTCTGCTGAGGCAGGAAGCAGCACACTGCAGGGGTGCTGTGTGAGAAACCAGGCATCTGGGGGCTGTTAGACCCCCACCTTCTGGGTATCCCTACAGACAGATGGGGCAAAGAGCTGTGCAAGGGGCTGCATCAGCCCAAAAGCCCTGCTGCATGGCAAAAACCTCATGGCCTGGGCACGGTGGAAGGCAAAACTGCTTTGGGTTATACGTGTCCTAAGGGTTCGAGCATCCTCCGCTGCCAGGTGGGTGAGAAAAGCAACACTGGGGACTTCTGCTATCAATCAATCCACTCTCCATCATAAAGGAAAAGCCCAGCTTTTGTGGGTTCTGCCAGTGTAGGGGTCCCAGAGGAGTGGAAGGCTCCAGCCCGCCTCTGGCACCGGCCTCGCTGCAGGaatgcagagagcagcagcaaaggccGTGTCCCGCGCAGCCCAGCGCTGGGAAGCGGGGtgaaggctgctgcagctgcttcccgGGGCTCTAGGGGAAACCCAAGGTCTGTGAGAAAGAGCAGAGCTCGCTCTCAGCGGGTGCTGAGAACTTCTTCCAAGAGCAGGCAGTGGGAATCTGCTCCTAggctcccagcctggctcctCCGTGTCACCCTTGTCCCCGTGCTGTGGGAGCACCCTGGGGTGGGGGGCCTGGCCACCCCCAGCATTGTCATGCACCCCCAGCCGTGCACCCAGAAGGAGACTCACAGACCTCACAAACCTCATTGTGCATCCCCCTGGGTGCATCCTGGCACCCAGtacagggctgtgctgcagcaaacTGGTCCCAGTCTCAGCACCCAGCTCCCGAGCCACCAGCACCCAGGCTCTCCCCCAACCCTGAGGATggaaacccccaaaacccctcaccCCAGAAAGCTTCCTAACAAGAGCAGCGCCTGTCTCAGCTCCAAGTGTCCCCGGGTGGGGTGACTCAGGGAGCGTGTGAGCACACGCTCACCCTCACTCTTGCACGTTTCCCTGTCCCCAGGTGAGCACCCCACCGCCCACCTGCCCCGTCCTGCAGCCACTTACTGAACTTCTTGAAGCCCCCTCGTTTCTGGCTCTGGGCCATGGTCGCGCCGGTCGGAGGCCGTGGGGACGGAGAGGGACAAGTTTATAACTGTGAAGcccttccctgcctgctcctcccttcctgcccccccccccccccccgcccctgcAGGCGCTCATCACTCGCTGGCGTTTCCTCCCCAGTGCTGTCatctgctcctgcccctgcccgCCCTGCTGCTGTCCCCGCTGTCCCCACGGCTCCTCCAGCCCGCCTGGCTGCTCAGGGGTCACCTGCAGGGCCCTGCTTTGGGGATACCTCGTCAGGACACCCAAGAAGCCCTGGGTGCCAAGGCTCAGAGGAGGGTGCCAGGCACACAGACACGTCCTGCCATGCACGTCTGGggctcagcccctgcctgcagcgTGCCCCGCGGGGTTACAGCCAGGTGGTGCCACTGCCAgcgagagccccctgccatccTCTGTCCTGCCATGCTGGGGGACCTGGGGTGGCCCGTCAGAGTGTCTCCATGCAGGACAAGGTGGCCTGGGCCCAGCAGGTATCTGATGTCCCCATTGTCCCCTACTCCCACGGCCAGGATGCCAGCCGCCATCTCTCCTACAGCGCAGGCCTTGGGTTCCTATGCTCCCTGCCACGGGGACTGGTtccaaacaaccccaaaccgTGCAATGTGCACCCAGATGTGGCCATTGCCAGGGGGATGGCTTCCCCGGCTGGGCTCgtctctgccagcacagcagcaactTGGGTTCCTCGCAGTGCCAGCCGCTGGTGCTCTCCTGCCCTGGCCATAGGGTCCCGTCGCCACTGCCCCCGCAGCGCAGGCGCAGGTAGAGTCAGAGAGCAGAGATGCGGTTATGAACACTCAGGGGACGTGGCTGCCAGCGGTTGGGGGAGCACAGGGTTGGTTTCCTGGGGACGCTTGGGGCACGGGCACGGACGCGGGCACACGCTGCGGCGGCTGCCGGCGGGGCGAGGGCCCGGCggaggggcggcggcggcagcggccggGACAGCCCCGCGCGGGGCCCCGTGAGGGGGACTCGCGGCGACAACATGGCGGCCCGCGCCGCACTACAACTCCCATGAGGCCGCGCGGGGCGCCGGAAGGGCCGCGCGGGGCAGGCCGGGCCGCTGCCGTGAGCCCGCAGCGCGGAGGCCATGGCCAAGCAGTACGACATGGTGGAGTGTCCCTTCTGCGACGAGGTCTCCAAGTACGAGAAGCTCGCCAAAATCGGCCAGGGCACCTTCGGGTGAGCGCTCCGCCGGCCTCGGCTCTCCCCGCCTCGGTCCCCGGCCTCAGGCCTGCTGCCCGAGCCCGGCGCCCTCAGCCCCGCGGCCCTCCCGCGCCGGGCCCGGGTCACCCGCGGCCGCGTGTCCCTTCCCCGCTCACCCCTCCGGCCCCAGGGAGTCATCCTGGCCCCCGAGCCCTCTCTATTCCCGCTCTGAAGCCCCGCTCGGTCGCACGCTCTGGCAGAGGAGAGTTTCCCCCCGGGGACCCGCAGCTTTGCCCAAAATGCTTGTAGGGCTGTGGGAGCTCTTGAGCTCTGGGTTGGCTCAGCCGGTCCTGAGGATGTTTGGACCAAAGAGGACGTGGCACGGTGGTaacacacaggcagctcagcGCGGAGCTGACTGCATGGTGTTCTAGTGTGGCTTGTCCCTGGTTAGACGCATCTGGCTCCTTCCCTTCTTTGTGCTGCTCAcggatttctttctgttttctcagggAAGTTTTCAAAGCCAAACATCGACAGACAGGCAAGAAGGTAGCGCTGAAGAAAGTGTTGATGGAAAATGAGAAGGAGGGGGTAAGTGTGGGAGCATGgctgggctgtgtttgggaagGCCTGGACTAGGGGGTTCATAGGTGAAAGCCAATCTTTGGGATAGCAGAGATGCATTTTCACTCTGTCCTTTAGGAATGTTTACTGCTGTAACACATCAAATATTGAACATATACGTGTGTGAATAGGATCTCAGCACTGTggcctttttcctctcctcccgATGCTGTGATAATGTTGGGTAATGTGGTTGTCCTGCCAAGGTGACTGGCCCATTATCAGTTTCTTGGCTGCAGTGGCTGTATGGCAGCAGTGTGGTGCAGTAGCTGTGTGGTGACTGGTCTGAGAGGTTACACTGCCCACACATTACTCTTGTGCAGACTCCCTGACAGAGGACTCCACAATGGCTGTCGTTTGTCCAAGAGCTGGGTAGTGAGTGAAAGGCACATGTTCAGGGCTGTGAAAAGATGGAGAAAGCTGAGGAGGGAGTTAACAGCTTAAACAGTGCAGGcagcatctggggaggaacacaCTGCTGCAGAGCCAAGCTGTACTCTGTCTTGTCATGGCTGTGCAGGGTGAGGACTGGAGGGAGGAgcgtccctgtgcccacctcagcACCACACAAACACCTCTGTCATGTGGCACAATCATCAGTTGTAGCCTGATGTAGAATACATCTGGACAATCCTGCTGGTAGTGTTATATTTTAAAGCTCAAAGTGTCCTTCAGTGCCTTGTTACTGCTCAAGCTGCTCCCACGCCAAGCTGCTGTGATCACTGCTGTTCTCTAGGCAGGGGTGATCTGGTCTTGTGCATCCCTAATCCCTCTACTCTCTCTTTTCCAGTTCCCCATCACAGCCTTGCGAGAGATTAAAATCCTCCAGCTGCTCAAACATGAGAACGTGGTGAACCTCATCGAAATCTGCAGGACCAAAGGTAGCTTGAGTGGTCTCCCCTACTCTGGCTCTTGGCTTTTTTGTAGCCCTCCTTTGTCACTGAGCTGGTGTTTGGTGGTGGAAGTGGGATCCTCTAGCTGAGCACGGGCCTGTGCTGTGGGGTGATGGTACACTTGTCTGGGCAAACAGTTCCTAAACAGGTTTAGAGTGTTGATGCAGCTTGGCTGGAAAAAGTGGTGGGTCCTGCAAGGTTGTGGTGGTGGGGAATGCTACTTGTGCTGGTAAACTGCCTTCTGAGTGGCTTTAAATAAACCAGTGCCAGAGAGACTTTGAAGCAGAGGGttctcagcccagagctgaTCTCATGGCTGCATGCAGCCTGTTCCCTGGCAGGAGTTGGAGCCATCCCTCTTGATTGCCTTGTGAAGGTTGATGGCAGCTCCAAGCTGGTGacacagctccagctgcagactCACTTGATGTCTCTTTCTGTGGGTGACAGGAACTGCTTGTGCTGTGAGGGCTGAGACTCCACATGTGGGGTTCTGAGCTGCTCTTCCAGCTCAGTGTGTCTCTGCTGTGTGACTGGCATGCTTGGGGCACCTGGCCTGGCTCTGTTTCTGGTGAAATTGCTTTGAAGCATTTCCTGGTTTTATGTAACATTCTCCTTGATGGGTTTGTACTGGGGGAATACTCCTGAAAGCAACAGCTGGTGTTAAAGCCTGTCATCCTCTAGTCAGtcatttcactgaaataaaaattgcaGGTATCTGCTGCTGATGTTTTTAGAGAAGTCCAGTGACTGAACTGGTAGAAATCTCTGTCCTGGGAGTGGGAACTTGGAGTTGCTCCAGTACTGGACCGTGTGTAGATTGCTGTCTGAACAGATAGGAGTGAAAACACTGATGACAAGTTAATTTGTGATTCATTGTGTGATACAGGAGTTGGGAGGATAGCCTGTGTGGCAGGCTGAGGGTCACTGTTTTGCTGGACATGTTAATTGGTTGTGTTTGATTTGAATTCCAGTTTTCATCCAAATCTACCTTGACCTCAGTTTCCAGTAAAGTAGAAACATTGCTTTTACTGTTGTCAGACTtgatgcttttctctttttatgtaGGCAACGTGCAGTAGGGGCCTAGTACACGTAAGAAACTGCTAAGCTAGGCTAGCAGGCAGCCTTCTGGCTCTCAGAGAGTAGGGCATTTCTGTGGATGCTGAGCTTAGCCCTCATCTTCTGGTTGCAGCTGCTGATCAGCAGGTTTTGCTGATGGCAGCTGATGAAAATCagcctttctttttaatgttttgtatATGTGCTCTAGGAACAAGATTGAAATAGATGTCTTCTCTTGAGGTTTCCTGTTATTGACTTGAAATTGGAGTTTTAAATCACTCTAATCCAGATCAGTCTGTTTTTTGTAGGTGCTATTTGTGGTTGCAGAAAACCTCAGTTTCTAATGTTCCATATTCTCTGTGTGTTTCtcgtgagccagcagtgtgtccaggtgccaagaaggacaatggcatcctagcTTCTtttagaaatagtgtggtagcaggaccagggcagtgattgtccccttgtacttggtgctgatgaggccacacctccaATACTGAGTTCATTCTTGGGCCTCTCACTCACTGTGGGGCTGGAGCGTGGCCAGAGTCAGCAGCGGAGCtgggtgaggggctggagcacaagggtgctggggagaggctgagggaatgggggtgttcagcctggagaggaagaggctgaggggagacaggagcactttctgacactccctcacaggaggttgtagtgaggtgagtgtcagtctcttctctccagtaatgaatggcaggacaagaggaaacagcctcaagttgcaccaggggaagtttaggtTGACcaagaggggtgtcagcccctgtgccaggctgcccaggtagctgggggagtgcccagccctggagggatcccaaagctgtggagctgaggtgctgagggccaggggttaatGGTGGGCTTGGAAGGGTGAGGGCTGGGACTCTGGGAGCCTAAAGATCTTTTCTAACCATGATTCTACGGTTCCCACGCCAGTTGTGCTGTCTCGGTGCCTCTTTATCTTGAGGCCTGCAGCCTGTCTGTGTGTTCCTGAGGTTCTGCCAGTGAGTGTTGATGAGCAGCAGGGTGGCTGGAGGCCatgaggagctggggcagggttAAGGGTCCTTTGCTGACAGCCCCTCCTTGCcccttcctcagcctctccctacAACCGCTGCAAGGGCAGCATCTACCTTGTGTTTGACTTCTGCGAGCATGACCTGGCCGGCCTCCTCAGCAACGCCCACGTCAAGTTCACGCTCTCAGAGATCAAGAAAGTGATGCAGATGCTATTGAATGGACTTTACTACATCCACAGGAACAAGGTAACTGGCCAGAACCATGCTGTGCCCTGAGCTCACCCCGCTCTCCCTGGCTTTGCAAAGAACATGGGCTGGAGGGAGATCCATCCTTGTCCTCCACCTCTGCACTCTCAGGCACCCAAGGACAGTACCTCAGTGGCTTAACCTTTCATATCTGTCCTGGTACAGATCTTGCATCGAGACATGAAAGCTGCCAATGTGCTGATCACGCGGgatggagtcctgaagctggcaGACTTTGGGCTGGCCCGAGCTTTCAGCCTGGCTAAGAACAGCCAGCCCAACCGCTACACCAACCGTGTGGTCACGCTGTGGTACCGCCCGCCCGAGCTGCTCCTAGGTAGGGGCTCCTGGGCTCTGGTGGCTTCCTtgtccttctccttcccccGGCTGACTAACACGGCGTCTCCCTTTAGGAGAGCGGGACTACGGTCCCCCCATTGACCTCTGGGGCGCAGGCTGCATCATGGCAGAGATGTGGACCCGCAGCCCCATCATGCAGGGGAACACAGAGCAGCACCAGCTCACCCTCATCAGCCAGCTCTGCGGATCCATCACGCCAGAGGTGAGGGCGAGAGCGTGGCCAAGCTGTGGAGAGAGGGAGGTGTGGGCTGGGTCCTGGGCTTGGGCGTTCCTGGGCCTTTTCCCTGCCCTGGGCTCTGGCTGCCGGGGAAGCTCCTGGGAGCCTCCTGGGAGCCAACTGCATAGTGGGACACTGCTTTCCTTGCTGCTCTGTGTTAACTACAGCTGTCACATTGTGTTCAGCGTCCTAAGGAGGACAGGAGAGAACTTGACCTCCCACACCTCCTTTGGGAGGGGTAAGTCCTGTGCTTGTTTTTGAGCACAGAGAGGTTGCTGGCCACTCTGAGGGTGAAGGAACATTTCCTGTGTGTTCTAGCCTGTGTTTAGGGGTTGTCTCTCAGATAAATGAATTTCTGCTGAAAGAAGAGTGTGGGGATGTTATGTTGTGAGGTTTGTCTCACAACTGAAGCCTTTTCAGTTCCTGCTGGTGATATGTGGCATCAGCTCAGCCCTGGTATGAGcactcagcccttcctcagctcctgccctgcccttctGTGGGGGATGGAGCTGGGGGTCCCTGGCCAGGGCTGCAATCCAGTGGGGTCTGCTGTGCAGGGAGCACAGAGGCTCGATGCCTCTGTTCAGTACATGGTGTGTGTATGTTGAAGGCACTTTCTTTTGTATGTAAGCATCTGCTGTGGTCTCTGCCAGGTTAGGGTGAGGTAAGTGCTGCTGACTGCAGCAGGTTTTGCTTTCTAAGGTGCCACATACATCCAGGTTATTCTTTAGCAGTAAGTTTTGTCAGTTTAGCTTCCTGGATGTTGCAGCTGGCCTGAGCCG carries:
- the CDK9 gene encoding cyclin-dependent kinase 9 → MAKQYDMVECPFCDEVSKYEKLAKIGQGTFGEVFKAKHRQTGKKVALKKVLMENEKEGFPITALREIKILQLLKHENVVNLIEICRTKASPYNRCKGSIYLVFDFCEHDLAGLLSNAHVKFTLSEIKKVMQMLLNGLYYIHRNKILHRDMKAANVLITRDGVLKLADFGLARAFSLAKNSQPNRYTNRVVTLWYRPPELLLGERDYGPPIDLWGAGCIMAEMWTRSPIMQGNTEQHQLTLISQLCGSITPEVWPNVDKYELYQKLDLPKGQKRKVKDRLKAYVKDPYALDLIDKLLVLDPAQRIDSDDALNHDFFWSDPMPSDLKNMLSTHNQSMFEYLAPPRRRGGHMPQQPANQGRNPTATNQTEFDRVF